The proteins below come from a single Aegilops tauschii subsp. strangulata cultivar AL8/78 chromosome 6, Aet v6.0, whole genome shotgun sequence genomic window:
- the LOC109764783 gene encoding vacuolar fusion protein MON1 homolog isoform X4 has translation MDPAPDDENPLAALSLRGSDLPAHFAAGHDIDEDDGYATAASRGGSSVAAAWTKGHDEEEGGAGPPSPSSSGYAGERGSSFASSTGAGGIEEPDAAPPLCPGAEDWAQGKKHADEDDGSASWRKRKKHFFILSHSGKPIYSSADHIKFVRAGKHQIVFLVKGPIYLVCISCTEESFEGLRGQLELMYGQMLLILTKSVNRCFEKNPKFDMAPLLGGTDAVFRSLIRAFSWNPATFLHAYTCLPLAQATRQAASAALQDIADSGVLFGLLMCDHKVISLVGAQKATLHPDDILLLANFILSSESFRTSESFSPICLPRYSPMAYLYAYVHFFDENTYLTLLTPRSDAFFDLKDSRARIQDVILKSNVLLEVQRSLHENVLRVEDVPIDLSSQSTSAPAQSSQGLNSQPLSSDEVIGGPAGLWHFIYRSVYLDQYVSSEFPLPIRNPKQQKRLYKAYQKVYASMHDKATGPHRTQFRKDEDYVMFSWITQDFELYAAFSPLADKTQAIKVCNRVCQWIMDLQDRVFIHGESTIAW, from the exons ATGGATCCAGCCCCCGACGACGAGAACCCCCTCGCCGCCCTCTCTCTCCGCGGCTCCGACCTGCCCGCGCACTTCGCTGCCGGCCACGATATCGACGAGGACGATGGATATGCGACGGCCGCGTCCAGGGGCGGGAGCAGCGTGGCCGCCGCGTGGACGAAGGGGCACGATGAAGAGGAAGGGGGCGCCGGCCCTCCCAGCCCCAGCAGCAGCGGCTACGCCGGCGAACGGGGCAGCAGCTTCGCCTCcagcacgggcgccggcggcATCGAGGAGCCCGACGCCGCTCCACCCCTCTGCCCCGGCGCCGAGGACTGGGCGCAGGGCAAGAAGCACGCTGACGAG GATGATGGTTCAGCTTCATGGAGGAAGAggaaaaagcatttcttcatctTGAGCCATTCCGGCAAGCCAATATACTCTAG CGCTGACCATATCAAATTTGTGAGAGCTGGAAAACATCAG ATAGTTTTCCTTGTCAAAGGTCCTATATATTTAGTTTGTATAAGCTGCACCGAAGAGTCATTTGAAGGATTGAGGGGACAACTAGAGCTCATGTATGGTCAG ATGTTGCTTATTTTGACAAAGTCGGTCAACAGGTGCTTTGAGAAGAATCCCAAATTCGATATGGCACCACTTTTAGGTGGCACAGATGCGGTTTTCCGATCTCTTATACGTGCGTTCAGCTG GAATCCTGCTACATTTCTTCATGCATACACATGCCTTCCCCTCGCCCAAGCAACAAGACAGGCTGCTAGTGCAGCTTTGCAGGACATTGCTGATTCAGGAGTTCTATTTGGACTGTTGATGTGTGATCACAAG GTTATTAGTCTTGTGGGAGCACAAAAGGCAACTTTGCATCCTGATGATATATTACTACTTGCAAATTTCATATTATCCTCCGAATCTTTTAG GACTTCGGAGTCTTTTTCACCCATATGCTTGCCAAGATACAGTCCTATGGCCTACCTATACGCTTATGTTCATTTTTTTGAT GAAAATACTTACTTGACTCTTCTTACTCCGAGATCAGATGCCTTTTTTGATTTGAAAGATTCAAG GGCCCGTATTCAGGATGTTATATTGAAATCGAATGTCCTTCTTGAAGTACAAAGGTCTTTACATGAAAATGTACTGCGTGTTGAAGATGTCCCTATTGATCTTTCTTCTCAATCTACATCAGCTCCTGCACAGTCTTCTCAAGGCCTAAATTCTCAACCGTTGTCTTCTGATGAGGTAATTGGTGGACCAGCTGGACTGTGGCATTTTATATACAGAAGTGTTTATCTTGACCAGTATGTATCGTCTGAGTTCCCCTTGCCCATAAGAAATCCAAAGCAACAGAAGAG ATTGTACAAGGCTTATCAAAAGGTTTATGCTTCCATGCATGATAAAGCAACTGGTCCACACAGAACTCAATTCAGAAAAGATGAGGATTATG
- the LOC109764783 gene encoding vacuolar fusion protein MON1 homolog isoform X2, whose translation MDPAPDDENPLAALSLRGSDLPAHFAAGHDIDEDDGYATAASRGGSSVAAAWTKGHDEEEGGAGPPSPSSSGYAGERGSSFASSTGAGGIEEPDAAPPLCPGAEDWAQGKKHADEDDGSASWRKRKKHFFILSHSGKPIYSRYGDEHKLAGFSATLQAIVSFVENTADHIKFVRAGKHQIVFLVKGPIYLVCISCTEESFEGLRGQLELMYGQMLLILTKSVNRCFEKNPKFDMAPLLGGTDAVFRSLIRAFSWNPATFLHAYTCLPLAQATRQAASAALQDIADSGVLFGLLMCDHKVISLVGAQKATLHPDDILLLANFILSSESFRTSESFSPICLPRYSPMAYLYAYVHFFDENTYLTLLTPRSDAFFDLKDSRARIQDVILKSNVLLEVQRSLHENVLRVEDVPIDLSSQSTSAPAQSSQGLNSQPLSSDEVIGGPAGLWHFIYRSVYLDQYVSSEFPLPIRNPKQQKRLYKAYQKVYASMHDKATGPHRTQFRKDEDYVMFSWITQDFELYAAFSPLADKTQAIKVCNRVCQWIMDLQDRVFIHGESTIAW comes from the exons ATGGATCCAGCCCCCGACGACGAGAACCCCCTCGCCGCCCTCTCTCTCCGCGGCTCCGACCTGCCCGCGCACTTCGCTGCCGGCCACGATATCGACGAGGACGATGGATATGCGACGGCCGCGTCCAGGGGCGGGAGCAGCGTGGCCGCCGCGTGGACGAAGGGGCACGATGAAGAGGAAGGGGGCGCCGGCCCTCCCAGCCCCAGCAGCAGCGGCTACGCCGGCGAACGGGGCAGCAGCTTCGCCTCcagcacgggcgccggcggcATCGAGGAGCCCGACGCCGCTCCACCCCTCTGCCCCGGCGCCGAGGACTGGGCGCAGGGCAAGAAGCACGCTGACGAG GATGATGGTTCAGCTTCATGGAGGAAGAggaaaaagcatttcttcatctTGAGCCATTCCGGCAAGCCAATATACTCTAG GTATGGAGATGAGCACAAGTTAGCTGGGTTTTCTGCTACATTGCAGGCGATTGTTTCTTTTGTTGAGAACAC CGCTGACCATATCAAATTTGTGAGAGCTGGAAAACATCAG ATAGTTTTCCTTGTCAAAGGTCCTATATATTTAGTTTGTATAAGCTGCACCGAAGAGTCATTTGAAGGATTGAGGGGACAACTAGAGCTCATGTATGGTCAG ATGTTGCTTATTTTGACAAAGTCGGTCAACAGGTGCTTTGAGAAGAATCCCAAATTCGATATGGCACCACTTTTAGGTGGCACAGATGCGGTTTTCCGATCTCTTATACGTGCGTTCAGCTG GAATCCTGCTACATTTCTTCATGCATACACATGCCTTCCCCTCGCCCAAGCAACAAGACAGGCTGCTAGTGCAGCTTTGCAGGACATTGCTGATTCAGGAGTTCTATTTGGACTGTTGATGTGTGATCACAAG GTTATTAGTCTTGTGGGAGCACAAAAGGCAACTTTGCATCCTGATGATATATTACTACTTGCAAATTTCATATTATCCTCCGAATCTTTTAG GACTTCGGAGTCTTTTTCACCCATATGCTTGCCAAGATACAGTCCTATGGCCTACCTATACGCTTATGTTCATTTTTTTGAT GAAAATACTTACTTGACTCTTCTTACTCCGAGATCAGATGCCTTTTTTGATTTGAAAGATTCAAG GGCCCGTATTCAGGATGTTATATTGAAATCGAATGTCCTTCTTGAAGTACAAAGGTCTTTACATGAAAATGTACTGCGTGTTGAAGATGTCCCTATTGATCTTTCTTCTCAATCTACATCAGCTCCTGCACAGTCTTCTCAAGGCCTAAATTCTCAACCGTTGTCTTCTGATGAGGTAATTGGTGGACCAGCTGGACTGTGGCATTTTATATACAGAAGTGTTTATCTTGACCAGTATGTATCGTCTGAGTTCCCCTTGCCCATAAGAAATCCAAAGCAACAGAAGAG ATTGTACAAGGCTTATCAAAAGGTTTATGCTTCCATGCATGATAAAGCAACTGGTCCACACAGAACTCAATTCAGAAAAGATGAGGATTATG
- the LOC109764783 gene encoding vacuolar fusion protein MON1 homolog isoform X3 — translation MDPAPDDENPLAALSLRGSDLPAHFAAGHDIDEDDGYATAASRGGSSVAAAWTKGHDEEEGGAGPPSPSSSGYAGERGSSFASSTGAGGIEEPDAAPPLCPGAEDWAQGKKHADEDDGSASWRKRKKHFFILSHSGKPIYSRYGDEHKLAGFSATLQAIVSFVENTADHIKFVRAGKHQIVFLVKGPIYLVCISCTEESFEGLRGQLELMYGQMLLILTKSVNRCFEKNPKFDMAPLLGGTDAVFRSLIRAFSWNPATFLHAYTCLPLAQATRQAASAALQDIADSGVLFGLLMCDHKVISLVGAQKATLHPDDILLLANFILSSESFRTSESFSPICLPRYSPMAYLYAYVHFFDENTYLTLLTPRSDAFFDLKDSRARIQDVILKSNVLLEVQRSLHENVLRVEDVPIDLSSQSTSAPAQSSQGLNSQPLSSDEVIGGPAGLWHFIYRSVYLDQYVSSEFPLPIRNPKQQKRLYKAYQKVYASMHDKATGPHRTQFRKDEDYGSNYRNMQFVLSVFFCSDSQLATTKMPVGI, via the exons ATGGATCCAGCCCCCGACGACGAGAACCCCCTCGCCGCCCTCTCTCTCCGCGGCTCCGACCTGCCCGCGCACTTCGCTGCCGGCCACGATATCGACGAGGACGATGGATATGCGACGGCCGCGTCCAGGGGCGGGAGCAGCGTGGCCGCCGCGTGGACGAAGGGGCACGATGAAGAGGAAGGGGGCGCCGGCCCTCCCAGCCCCAGCAGCAGCGGCTACGCCGGCGAACGGGGCAGCAGCTTCGCCTCcagcacgggcgccggcggcATCGAGGAGCCCGACGCCGCTCCACCCCTCTGCCCCGGCGCCGAGGACTGGGCGCAGGGCAAGAAGCACGCTGACGAG GATGATGGTTCAGCTTCATGGAGGAAGAggaaaaagcatttcttcatctTGAGCCATTCCGGCAAGCCAATATACTCTAG GTATGGAGATGAGCACAAGTTAGCTGGGTTTTCTGCTACATTGCAGGCGATTGTTTCTTTTGTTGAGAACAC CGCTGACCATATCAAATTTGTGAGAGCTGGAAAACATCAG ATAGTTTTCCTTGTCAAAGGTCCTATATATTTAGTTTGTATAAGCTGCACCGAAGAGTCATTTGAAGGATTGAGGGGACAACTAGAGCTCATGTATGGTCAG ATGTTGCTTATTTTGACAAAGTCGGTCAACAGGTGCTTTGAGAAGAATCCCAAATTCGATATGGCACCACTTTTAGGTGGCACAGATGCGGTTTTCCGATCTCTTATACGTGCGTTCAGCTG GAATCCTGCTACATTTCTTCATGCATACACATGCCTTCCCCTCGCCCAAGCAACAAGACAGGCTGCTAGTGCAGCTTTGCAGGACATTGCTGATTCAGGAGTTCTATTTGGACTGTTGATGTGTGATCACAAG GTTATTAGTCTTGTGGGAGCACAAAAGGCAACTTTGCATCCTGATGATATATTACTACTTGCAAATTTCATATTATCCTCCGAATCTTTTAG GACTTCGGAGTCTTTTTCACCCATATGCTTGCCAAGATACAGTCCTATGGCCTACCTATACGCTTATGTTCATTTTTTTGAT GAAAATACTTACTTGACTCTTCTTACTCCGAGATCAGATGCCTTTTTTGATTTGAAAGATTCAAG GGCCCGTATTCAGGATGTTATATTGAAATCGAATGTCCTTCTTGAAGTACAAAGGTCTTTACATGAAAATGTACTGCGTGTTGAAGATGTCCCTATTGATCTTTCTTCTCAATCTACATCAGCTCCTGCACAGTCTTCTCAAGGCCTAAATTCTCAACCGTTGTCTTCTGATGAGGTAATTGGTGGACCAGCTGGACTGTGGCATTTTATATACAGAAGTGTTTATCTTGACCAGTATGTATCGTCTGAGTTCCCCTTGCCCATAAGAAATCCAAAGCAACAGAAGAG ATTGTACAAGGCTTATCAAAAGGTTTATGCTTCCATGCATGATAAAGCAACTGGTCCACACAGAACTCAATTCAGAAAAGATGAGGATTATG GTAGCAACTATAGAAATATGCAATTCGTTCTTAGTGTATTTTTCTGCTCCGATAGCCAATTAGCCACTACTAAGATGCCCGTTGGGATCTAG
- the LOC109764782 gene encoding uncharacterized protein isoform X1: protein MDSSPAAAAPTEASAPPLEDCLRLLRGERDEQKLAGLLIAANVCRAGDAAAVAQVYRAVGPRFLRRLLNTGLGKVEGGKEEEREAYLRLAVTVLAGLARAPEVAADAGVVSTVPIIAEVVSKSPDLTITEECFELLSLVAIASKDGTYKFCEPGVMDMLFSQISNFPDGSRCLELSTHLLQLLVHKLRADNMSVENLQGMASMVTSLAMLFGVLHTAVKFESLHMLATLLSQKESPLHDALRSMPSTIWKSHIRGGIIDVLQNRVVSSEKLQALLLAECMMSILGENWLSEDHKILDNKNAISVDKFVLLVLQSARVEVAVLLNELAFSKYESSKSSQTDDAIIQKQRNLAILFSLIERIIKMISDASSGEGEPSQTICEKTIMQVITGLNETISLVLDFLQDAKDHGQRKGDDLLAAVRIVGSYLAETPYACQEKTGHLLEFIFSIEGQDESSPFYSVRFMLPMLSQITTTADGCRTLVSFGGYKAVIDCLIKMTEENGMMIDDGSMFLACDTIINIMSNRKNYPIQMEPCFIRLLQALITWAGTTDASSVIMTASSLCTMVMELTSEEFLLSFSGFDPKTLGSLSDLIVRSLRQDIPDEDREQLNQKQIIASGYRCWADRFPSVRNVVHQHASV from the exons ATG GATTCCtccccggccgccgccgcgccgacCGAGGCTTCGGCCCCGCCGCTCGAAGActgcctccgcctcctccgcggCGAGCGCGACGAGCAGAAGCTGGCGGGCCTCCTCATCGCCGCCAACGTCTGCCgcgccggcgacgccgccgccgtcgcccaggTCTACCGCGCCGTCGGGCCCCGGTTCCTCCGCCGCCTCCTGAACACCG GGCTGGGGAAGGTGGAGGgcgggaaggaggaggagcgggaggcgtaCCTGCGGCTCGCCGTGACCGTGCTTGCCGGGCTCGCGCGCGCCCCGGAGGTTGCGGCCGACGCCGGGGTCGTCTCCACCGTGCCCATCATCGCCGAGGTTGTTTCCAAATC GCCTGATCTGACAATCACTGAAGAATGTTTCGAACTTCTATCGCTGGTTGCCATAGCCTCTAAAGATGGGACATATAAGTTTTGTGAGCCTGGAGTTATGGACATGCTTTTCAGTCAAATCTCCAACTTTCCAGATG GTTCAAGGTGCTTAGAGCTTTCCACTCATCTATTGCAGTTACTTGTTCATAAACTCAGAGCAGACAACATGAGTGTGGAGAACTTGCAAGGCATGGCAAGCATG GTGACTTCTCTTGCTATGCTTTTTGGTGTACTTCATACGGCAGTTAAATTTGAATCGCTGCACATGCTTGCGACACTCCTTTCCCAAAAGGAATCT CCACTTCATGATGCTTTGAGGTCAATGCCATCCACAATCTGGAAATCCCATATCCGTGGTGGGATTATAGACGTTCTCCAAAACCGTGTTG TATCCTCCGAAAAGCTACAAGCTCTTCTTTTGGCGGAATGCATGATGTCCATACTAGGCGAGAATTGGTTGTCAGAAGATCATAAAATCCTCGATAACAAGAATGCGATCTCCGTTGACAA ATTTGTCCTGCTAGTCCTACAATCTGCAAGAGTTGAAGTTGCGGTCCTTCTAAACGAACTTGCTTTTTCGAAATACGAGTCATCAAAAAGTTCTCAGACAGATGATGCCATCATCCAGAAACAGAGAAACCTGGCTATATTGTTTTCACTGATAGAAAGAATAATCAAAATGATATCAGATGCCAGTAGTGGTGAAG GTGAACCAAGTCAGACCATCTGTGAAAAGACCATAATGCAGGTAATTACGGGATTAAATGAGACAATCAGTTTAGTGTTGGACTTCCTGCAGGATGCAAAG GATCATGGgcaaaggaaaggtgatgatcttTTGGCAGCTGTGAGAATAGTAGGAAG CTATCTGGCAGAGACACCATATGCCTGCCAGGAGAAGACTGGTCATCTACTGGAATTTATCTTTTCTATCGAAGGTCAAGATGAATCAAG CCCCTTCTATTCTGTTCGCTTCATGCTTCCAATGCTATCACAAATAACGACGACAGCTGATGGATGTAGAACGTTGGTGTCATTTGGAGGCTATAAAGCA GTTATAGACTGCCTCATTAAAATGACGGAGGAGAATGGAATGATGATCGATGATGGTAGCATGTTTTTGGCATGTGATACTATCATAAACATTATGTCAAAT AGGAAGAATTATCCTATTCAAATGGAGCCTTGTTTCATCCGCCTCTTGCAAGCACTTATTACATGGGCTG GAACAACAGATGCTTCATCAGTCATCATGACAGCCTCCAGCTTATGCACGATGGTGATGGAGTTGACATCTGAAGAGTTCCTCTTGAGCTTCTCTGGTTTTGACCCCAAGACCCTTGGGAGTTTATCTGACCTCATTGTCAGAAGCTTGCGTCAG GATATCCCTGACGAAGATAGAGAACAGCTTAACCAAAAGCAAATCATTGCATCAG GTTATAGGTGCTGGGCTGATCGATTCCCGAGTGTTAGAAATGTTGTGCATCAGCATGCATCTGTCTGA
- the LOC109764782 gene encoding uncharacterized protein isoform X2, producing MRRRIAAAAALLVLVLALSCAVSAGRRSPPPPVLPRGGGGDAVLREGTALAAVGGARRLGQRTPDSSPAAAAPTEASAPPLEDCLRLLRGERDEQKLAGLLIAANVCRAGDAAAVAQVYRAVGPRFLRRLLNTGLGKVEGGKEEEREAYLRLAVTVLAGLARAPEVAADAGVVSTVPIIAEVVSKSPDLTITEECFELLSLVAIASKDGTYKFCEPGVMDMLFSQISNFPDGSRCLELSTHLLQLLVHKLRADNMSVENLQGMASMVTSLAMLFGVLHTAVKFESLHMLATLLSQKESPLHDALRSMPSTIWKSHIRGGIIDVLQNRVVSSEKLQALLLAECMMSILGENWLSEDHKILDNKNAISVDKFVLLVLQSARVEVAVLLNELAFSKYESSKSSQTDDAIIQKQRNLAILFSLIERIIKMISDASSGEGEPSQTICEKTIMQVITGLNETISLVLDFLQDAKDHGQRKGDDLLAAVRIVGSYLAETPYACQEKTGHLLEFIFSIEGQDESSPFYSVRFMLPMLSQITTTADGCRTLVSFGGYKAVIDCLIKMTEENGMMIDDGSMFLACDTIINIMSNRKNYPIQMEPCFIRLLQALITWAVSVANPCDHEVMGLSPVNSLLQKCRERLRTKDPKWSDPSPDPTQVGGTTDASSVIMTASSLCTMVMELTSEEFLLSFSGFDPKTLGSLSDLIVRSLRQDIPDEDREQLNQKQIIASGYRCWADRFPSVRNVVHQHASV from the exons ATGCGTCGCCGGattgccgccgccgcggccctcctGGTCCTGGTCCTGGCCCTGTCCTGCGCGGTCTCCGCAGGTCGCCGGTCGCCGCCTCCTCCAG TGCTGCCGCGAGGTGGCGGTGGCGACGCCGTGCTGCGTGAAGGGACGGCGCTGGCGGCCGTGGGGGGCGCGAGGCGGTTGGGGCAGAGGACGCCG GATTCCtccccggccgccgccgcgccgacCGAGGCTTCGGCCCCGCCGCTCGAAGActgcctccgcctcctccgcggCGAGCGCGACGAGCAGAAGCTGGCGGGCCTCCTCATCGCCGCCAACGTCTGCCgcgccggcgacgccgccgccgtcgcccaggTCTACCGCGCCGTCGGGCCCCGGTTCCTCCGCCGCCTCCTGAACACCG GGCTGGGGAAGGTGGAGGgcgggaaggaggaggagcgggaggcgtaCCTGCGGCTCGCCGTGACCGTGCTTGCCGGGCTCGCGCGCGCCCCGGAGGTTGCGGCCGACGCCGGGGTCGTCTCCACCGTGCCCATCATCGCCGAGGTTGTTTCCAAATC GCCTGATCTGACAATCACTGAAGAATGTTTCGAACTTCTATCGCTGGTTGCCATAGCCTCTAAAGATGGGACATATAAGTTTTGTGAGCCTGGAGTTATGGACATGCTTTTCAGTCAAATCTCCAACTTTCCAGATG GTTCAAGGTGCTTAGAGCTTTCCACTCATCTATTGCAGTTACTTGTTCATAAACTCAGAGCAGACAACATGAGTGTGGAGAACTTGCAAGGCATGGCAAGCATG GTGACTTCTCTTGCTATGCTTTTTGGTGTACTTCATACGGCAGTTAAATTTGAATCGCTGCACATGCTTGCGACACTCCTTTCCCAAAAGGAATCT CCACTTCATGATGCTTTGAGGTCAATGCCATCCACAATCTGGAAATCCCATATCCGTGGTGGGATTATAGACGTTCTCCAAAACCGTGTTG TATCCTCCGAAAAGCTACAAGCTCTTCTTTTGGCGGAATGCATGATGTCCATACTAGGCGAGAATTGGTTGTCAGAAGATCATAAAATCCTCGATAACAAGAATGCGATCTCCGTTGACAA ATTTGTCCTGCTAGTCCTACAATCTGCAAGAGTTGAAGTTGCGGTCCTTCTAAACGAACTTGCTTTTTCGAAATACGAGTCATCAAAAAGTTCTCAGACAGATGATGCCATCATCCAGAAACAGAGAAACCTGGCTATATTGTTTTCACTGATAGAAAGAATAATCAAAATGATATCAGATGCCAGTAGTGGTGAAG GTGAACCAAGTCAGACCATCTGTGAAAAGACCATAATGCAGGTAATTACGGGATTAAATGAGACAATCAGTTTAGTGTTGGACTTCCTGCAGGATGCAAAG GATCATGGgcaaaggaaaggtgatgatcttTTGGCAGCTGTGAGAATAGTAGGAAG CTATCTGGCAGAGACACCATATGCCTGCCAGGAGAAGACTGGTCATCTACTGGAATTTATCTTTTCTATCGAAGGTCAAGATGAATCAAG CCCCTTCTATTCTGTTCGCTTCATGCTTCCAATGCTATCACAAATAACGACGACAGCTGATGGATGTAGAACGTTGGTGTCATTTGGAGGCTATAAAGCA GTTATAGACTGCCTCATTAAAATGACGGAGGAGAATGGAATGATGATCGATGATGGTAGCATGTTTTTGGCATGTGATACTATCATAAACATTATGTCAAAT AGGAAGAATTATCCTATTCAAATGGAGCCTTGTTTCATCCGCCTCTTGCAAGCACTTATTACATGGGCTG TAAGCGTGGCAAATCCTTGTGACCATGAGGTCATGGGTTTGAGTCCTGTAAACAGCCTCTTGCAGAAATGCAGGGAAAGGCTGCGTACAAAagacccaaagtggtcggacccttccccGGACCCTACGCAAGTGGGAG GAACAACAGATGCTTCATCAGTCATCATGACAGCCTCCAGCTTATGCACGATGGTGATGGAGTTGACATCTGAAGAGTTCCTCTTGAGCTTCTCTGGTTTTGACCCCAAGACCCTTGGGAGTTTATCTGACCTCATTGTCAGAAGCTTGCGTCAG GATATCCCTGACGAAGATAGAGAACAGCTTAACCAAAAGCAAATCATTGCATCAG GTTATAGGTGCTGGGCTGATCGATTCCCGAGTGTTAGAAATGTTGTGCATCAGCATGCATCTGTCTGA